In Bos indicus x Bos taurus breed Angus x Brahman F1 hybrid chromosome 1, Bos_hybrid_MaternalHap_v2.0, whole genome shotgun sequence, a single window of DNA contains:
- the TM4SF18 gene encoding transmembrane 4 L6 family member 18 isoform X1, with amino-acid sequence MGSRKCGSCLSSLLIPLALWSIIVNILLYFPNGQASYASSNKLTNYVWYFEGICFSGIMMLVVAAVLLVLENDNNYKCCQSENCSKKYMFPYRFQRMDSVPGTRARSGMEHHLIFYSHSSQWTSSDCLPHQSGHSVVQESLWNLFSHHPAWNHLNKDKNVFLHQDMAIYLCLLNGLEGHFQMMFFSLQMVFAVLTGMPSFLLKFFSRLYVSGSSEMFIPF; translated from the exons ATGGGGTCTCGGAAATGTGGAAGCTGCCTGAGTAGTTTGCTGATTCCTCTTGCACTTTGGAGTATAATTGTGAACATATTATTGTATTTCCCCAATGGGCAAGCTTCCTATGCATCCAGCAATAAACTCACCAACTACGTCTGGTATTTTGAAGGAATCTGTTTCTCAGGTATCATG ATGCTTGTAGTAGCAGCAGTTCTTCTTGTATTGGAGAATGACAACAACTATAAGTGTTGCCAGAGTGAAAACTGCAGCAAAAAATACATG TTTCCTTACAGATTCCAGAGAATGGATTCAGTGCCTGGAACCCGCGCACGTAGTGGAATGGAACATCATCTTATTTTCTATTCTCATAGCTCTCAGTGGACTTCAAGTGATTGTCTGCCTCATCAGAGTGGTCATTCAGTTGTCCAAGAGTCTCTGTGGAACCTATTCAGTCATCATCCAG cCTGGAATCATTTGAATAAGGACAAGAATGTTTTTCTTCATCAAGATATGGCCATCTACCTATGTCTTCTGAATGGACTTGAGGGTCATTTTCAAATgatgtttttttccctccagatgGTGTTTGCTGTCCTCACTGGAATGCCgtccttccttttaaaatttttttcaaggctATATGTGTCAGGATCTTCAGAAATGTTCATACCTTTttga
- the TM4SF18 gene encoding transmembrane 4 L6 family member 18 isoform X3, which yields MLVVAAVLLVLENDNNYKCCQSENCSKKYMFPYRFQRMDSVPGTRARSGMEHHLIFYSHSSQWTSSDCLPHQSGHSVVQESLWNLFSHHPAWNHLNKDKNVFLHQDMAIYLCLLNGLEGHFQMMFFSLQMVFAVLTGMPSFLLKFFSRLYVSGSSEMFIPF from the exons ATGCTTGTAGTAGCAGCAGTTCTTCTTGTATTGGAGAATGACAACAACTATAAGTGTTGCCAGAGTGAAAACTGCAGCAAAAAATACATG TTTCCTTACAGATTCCAGAGAATGGATTCAGTGCCTGGAACCCGCGCACGTAGTGGAATGGAACATCATCTTATTTTCTATTCTCATAGCTCTCAGTGGACTTCAAGTGATTGTCTGCCTCATCAGAGTGGTCATTCAGTTGTCCAAGAGTCTCTGTGGAACCTATTCAGTCATCATCCAG cCTGGAATCATTTGAATAAGGACAAGAATGTTTTTCTTCATCAAGATATGGCCATCTACCTATGTCTTCTGAATGGACTTGAGGGTCATTTTCAAATgatgtttttttccctccagatgGTGTTTGCTGTCCTCACTGGAATGCCgtccttccttttaaaatttttttcaaggctATATGTGTCAGGATCTTCAGAAATGTTCATACCTTTttga
- the TM4SF18 gene encoding transmembrane 4 L6 family member 18 isoform X2, giving the protein MGSRKCGSCLSSLLIPLALWSIIVNILLYFPNGQASYASSNKLTNYVWYFEGICFSGIMMLVVAAVLLVLENDNNYKCCQSENCSKKYMTVLSMIFSALGIAFSGYCLVISALGLLQGPYCRTLDGWEYAFEGTAGRFLTDSREWIQCLEPAHVVEWNIILFSILIALSGLQVIVCLIRVVIQLSKSLCGTYSVIIQPGII; this is encoded by the exons ATGGGGTCTCGGAAATGTGGAAGCTGCCTGAGTAGTTTGCTGATTCCTCTTGCACTTTGGAGTATAATTGTGAACATATTATTGTATTTCCCCAATGGGCAAGCTTCCTATGCATCCAGCAATAAACTCACCAACTACGTCTGGTATTTTGAAGGAATCTGTTTCTCAGGTATCATG ATGCTTGTAGTAGCAGCAGTTCTTCTTGTATTGGAGAATGACAACAACTATAAGTGTTGCCAGAGTGAAAACTGCAGCAAAAAATACATG ACAGTGCTGTCGATGATCTTTTCTGCTCTTGGAATTGCTTTCTCTGGATACTGCCTGGTCATATCTGCTCTGGGCCTTCTTCAAGGTCCGTATTGCCGTACTCTTGATGGCTGGGAGTATGCCTTTGAAGGCACTGCAGGACG TTTCCTTACAGATTCCAGAGAATGGATTCAGTGCCTGGAACCCGCGCACGTAGTGGAATGGAACATCATCTTATTTTCTATTCTCATAGCTCTCAGTGGACTTCAAGTGATTGTCTGCCTCATCAGAGTGGTCATTCAGTTGTCCAAGAGTCTCTGTGGAACCTATTCAGTCATCATCCAG cCTGGAATCATTTGA